A genomic region of Rheinheimera sp. MMS21-TC3 contains the following coding sequences:
- a CDS encoding Dam family site-specific DNA-(adenine-N6)-methyltransferase, whose product MLQPERKSRAFLKWAGGKYKLVDEIKQHLPQADILIEPFVGAASVFLNTNYAHYQLNDINADLINLYQIVKSRAEQFIADASSTFCDSSNQKNSYLNLRQQFNQSQDQYERAILFLYLNRHGYNGLCRYNLSGKFNVPFGSYKKPYFPLEELWFFSEKAQQADFVCSSYQQVMEQAPKNAVIYCDPPYVPLSKTASFTSYAKQGFNLDDQAALANQAELLQQRGNTVVISNHDTTLTRKIYHQAKLHSIQVNRSISQNGAGRKKVAELFAVYKGHKLK is encoded by the coding sequence ATGTTGCAACCAGAGCGTAAAAGTAGAGCCTTTCTAAAGTGGGCGGGCGGTAAATATAAACTAGTAGATGAAATAAAACAGCATTTACCGCAAGCAGATATACTTATTGAACCTTTTGTTGGTGCAGCATCAGTCTTTTTAAATACTAACTATGCGCATTATCAGCTTAATGACATTAATGCTGATTTAATTAATTTATATCAAATAGTAAAGTCTCGCGCTGAGCAGTTTATTGCTGATGCTAGTAGTACTTTTTGTGATAGCAGCAATCAAAAAAATAGCTATTTAAATTTACGCCAACAGTTTAATCAAAGCCAAGACCAATACGAAAGAGCTATTTTGTTTTTGTATTTGAATCGGCATGGTTACAACGGTTTATGCCGTTATAATCTTTCTGGTAAGTTTAATGTTCCATTTGGCAGTTATAAAAAACCATATTTTCCTTTAGAAGAATTATGGTTTTTCTCCGAAAAAGCACAGCAGGCTGACTTCGTATGTAGTAGTTATCAGCAGGTTATGGAGCAGGCACCGAAAAATGCGGTTATTTATTGTGACCCACCTTATGTACCACTTAGTAAAACAGCAAGCTTTACTAGTTATGCTAAACAAGGTTTTAACTTAGATGATCAAGCGGCTTTAGCTAATCAAGCGGAGCTATTACAGCAACGAGGTAATACTGTTGTGATTAGTAATCACGATACCACGCTAACTCGAAAAATCTATCATCAAGCAAAATTACATAGCATTCAAGTTAATCGGTCAATAAGTCAAAATGGTGCGGGGAGAAAAAAAGTAGCTGAATTATTTGCAGTTTATAAAGGGCATAAGCTGAAGTAA
- the aroK gene encoding shikimate kinase AroK, with amino-acid sequence MAEKRNIFLVGPMGAGKSTIGRHLADMLHLEFYDSDHEIERRTGADIAWVFDLEGEEGFRVREENVIQDLTELQGIVLATGGGSVLSKETRNRLSARGIVVYLETPIEKQVARTQRDKRRPLLQTDEDPKLVLERLAQERNPLYEEIADFTIRTDDQSARAVSSHIIDQIGF; translated from the coding sequence ATGGCAGAAAAACGTAATATCTTCCTTGTTGGCCCAATGGGTGCTGGAAAAAGCACAATTGGTCGTCACTTAGCAGACATGCTTCACCTTGAGTTCTACGATTCAGATCATGAAATAGAGCGTCGTACAGGCGCAGATATTGCTTGGGTATTTGATCTGGAAGGTGAAGAAGGTTTCCGAGTGCGTGAAGAAAACGTCATTCAGGATCTTACAGAACTCCAAGGCATTGTATTGGCAACTGGTGGCGGTTCGGTGTTAAGTAAAGAAACCCGTAACCGGCTGTCAGCACGAGGCATAGTCGTATATTTAGAAACTCCAATTGAGAAGCAGGTGGCAAGAACTCAGCGTGACAAGCGCAGACCCCTGTTACAGACTGATGAAGACCCTAAGCTAGTTTTAGAGCGCTTAGCGCAAGAGCGTAATCCTTTATATGAAGAGATTGCTGACTTTACCATTCGCACCGATGACCAAAGCGCTCGTGCAGTATCAAGCCACATTATTGATCAAATTGGTTTTTAA
- the trpS gene encoding tryptophan--tRNA ligase: MSNKPIVLSGAQPSGQLTIGNYLGALRQWDRMQDDYNCLYCIVDLHAITVRQEPEKLRAASLDSLALYLACGIDPARSAVFMQSHVPEHSQLAWVLNCYTQFGELSRMTQFKDKSERHNNNVNAGLFTYPVLMAADILLYQANQIPVGHDQKQHLELARDVAMRFNALHGEVFTVPEPFIPSVAARVMSLQEPTKKMSKSDENPWNFVGLLEDPKMISKKFKKAMTDSQDPPRVYFDLENKPGVANLLSIYSGVTGKTVAALEAEYEGKMYGHLKTDVADAVIALLEPVQQKFKALRQDQTTLNEVMRAGAEKARQRAAITLQQVNQAVGFVAP; this comes from the coding sequence ATGAGTAATAAACCCATTGTTTTAAGTGGTGCGCAGCCATCAGGCCAGTTAACAATCGGCAATTATCTGGGTGCGTTACGGCAGTGGGATAGAATGCAGGATGATTATAATTGTCTCTATTGCATAGTGGACTTACATGCCATTACAGTACGCCAAGAGCCAGAAAAGTTAAGAGCTGCTTCATTAGATAGTTTAGCCTTATATCTAGCTTGCGGTATTGATCCAGCGCGCTCAGCAGTATTTATGCAATCACATGTGCCAGAGCATAGTCAGCTAGCTTGGGTGTTAAATTGCTATACCCAATTTGGCGAGCTTAGCCGGATGACGCAATTTAAAGATAAATCAGAGCGGCATAATAATAATGTTAACGCTGGTTTATTTACTTATCCGGTATTAATGGCGGCCGATATTTTATTGTATCAAGCCAATCAAATTCCGGTAGGGCACGATCAGAAGCAGCATTTAGAATTAGCTCGTGATGTTGCTATGCGTTTTAATGCGTTGCATGGTGAGGTATTTACTGTACCAGAACCCTTTATACCCAGTGTTGCTGCTAGAGTTATGAGCTTGCAAGAGCCAACTAAGAAGATGTCAAAGTCGGATGAGAATCCATGGAATTTTGTTGGCTTATTGGAAGATCCTAAAATGATCAGCAAAAAGTTTAAAAAAGCCATGACCGACTCACAAGATCCACCGCGGGTTTATTTTGATTTAGAAAATAAGCCTGGCGTTGCTAACCTGCTGAGTATTTATAGTGGTGTAACAGGTAAAACGGTTGCAGCGTTAGAGGCAGAGTACGAAGGCAAGATGTATGGTCATTTAAAAACTGATGTCGCTGATGCGGTTATTGCTTTGCTTGAACCTGTACAGCAGAAATTTAAAGCGTTGCGGCAAGACCAAACTACATTAAACGAAGTTATGCGTGCTGGTGCTGAAAAAGCAAGGCAGCGTGCGGCAATTACTTTGCAACAAGTGAATCAAGCGGTAGGCTTTGTCGCACCTTAG
- the astA gene encoding arginine N-succinyltransferase: MMVVRPIRADDYPALYDIAIESGHGFTSLPVNDELLMRKVSRSEQSFTKQVQQPGDEGYLFVLEDTQTGEVCGTSALEAAVGLDDAFYHYHLGKVVHNSRSLGVYKTVDILTLCNDYTGVSELCTLFLRETKRQNNNGRLLSKMRFLFLAEFPQRFSDRVIAEMRGVSNADGSSPFWQWLQEHFFSVDFPTADYLTGIGQKVFIAELMPKYPIYVSLLSKEAQAVIGQVHEQTKPALALLKSEGFASRGYVDIFDAGPTVEARVEHIRSVQNSQRLQVVIGQIDKAATYLICNTVIADFRATCAELEVDLQNQHAIITADVATALKVSAGDWVRVTSI, translated from the coding sequence ATGATGGTGGTTCGCCCTATTCGTGCAGATGATTATCCTGCTTTGTATGATATAGCTATAGAGTCAGGCCATGGTTTTACTTCATTACCGGTAAACGATGAATTGCTGATGCGTAAAGTAAGTCGCTCTGAGCAATCTTTTACCAAGCAAGTGCAGCAGCCGGGTGATGAAGGCTACTTGTTTGTGTTAGAAGACACACAAACCGGTGAGGTCTGTGGAACTAGCGCTTTAGAAGCGGCAGTAGGATTAGATGATGCCTTTTACCATTATCATTTAGGTAAAGTGGTGCATAACTCACGTTCACTAGGTGTCTATAAAACTGTTGATATTCTTACTTTATGCAACGATTACACCGGAGTAAGTGAACTTTGCACCTTATTTTTGCGGGAAACAAAACGGCAAAATAATAATGGTCGTTTACTGTCTAAAATGCGCTTTTTATTTTTAGCTGAGTTCCCACAGCGTTTCTCGGATCGGGTAATAGCAGAGATGCGTGGTGTGTCAAATGCAGATGGTAGTTCACCTTTTTGGCAGTGGCTACAAGAGCATTTCTTTTCTGTTGATTTTCCAACCGCAGATTATTTAACGGGCATTGGCCAAAAGGTTTTTATTGCTGAGTTAATGCCGAAATATCCTATTTATGTTAGTTTGCTAAGTAAAGAAGCTCAAGCTGTTATTGGCCAAGTTCATGAGCAAACTAAGCCTGCTTTAGCCTTGTTAAAGTCTGAAGGCTTTGCAAGTCGTGGCTATGTTGATATTTTTGATGCAGGGCCAACGGTTGAAGCTAGAGTAGAGCATATTCGCTCGGTGCAAAATAGCCAGCGCTTACAAGTTGTAATTGGTCAAATTGATAAGGCTGCAACCTATTTAATCTGCAACACTGTTATTGCAGACTTTCGGGCTACTTGTGCTGAGTTAGAGGTGGATTTGCAAAATCAGCATGCAATTATTACTGCCGATGTAGCTACAGCACTTAAGGTATCAGCTGGTGATTGGGTAAGAGTAACCAGTATTTAA
- a CDS encoding SPOR domain-containing protein, with protein sequence MDCIKLQHQADALKHLLPIQHDWFNRLLFQLSFNDIELIQTLGATGSGKSTLALALAELLSEQFNVALLTATADLSSTASIQQQWFGEVFADSDLAAHVVEYSKSQALCLIIDDGQNLNPELLQQIIALPIRCFVFATKAVTPAGLTLTINQATLVDAQQLLASQQLSTEQLALGLQQANGNLHSLLNIGSTTTLAKASKAAHSKPINRKLLALVICIALIAIIALVTNYIFINQTDLTNQGSDLVQPKQSFPALSQPLEAELIENNSDLTSEAIIETEVTAKPVESAEEVIVNDNITSTAVDVEAKLETHSEPVLATNPSSELAQPPLKSIADLEASEPSIPTKLLQKCDSGVLLAADKNDAVLQLAVLSNITAFERLQGRYPELTMYCYQRSWQGQAQFVIVLGPFPDNKLARNAKSRLPGKLATSGSFIKSIKAVQAEIDAFAVSQHLSVEE encoded by the coding sequence ATGGACTGCATTAAATTACAACATCAAGCTGATGCTTTAAAACACTTATTACCGATTCAGCATGATTGGTTTAATCGTTTACTATTTCAGTTATCTTTTAATGATATCGAGCTTATTCAAACCTTAGGCGCTACTGGCAGTGGTAAGTCTACTTTAGCTTTGGCGCTTGCTGAATTATTGTCTGAACAATTTAATGTTGCTTTACTAACTGCAACAGCAGATTTGAGCAGCACAGCGAGTATTCAACAGCAATGGTTTGGTGAAGTATTTGCTGATAGTGATTTAGCTGCACATGTAGTTGAATATTCTAAAAGCCAAGCTTTATGTTTAATTATTGATGATGGACAAAATCTAAATCCAGAGTTGCTTCAGCAAATTATTGCTTTACCCATCAGGTGCTTTGTATTTGCTACTAAAGCTGTAACTCCTGCCGGCTTAACCTTAACTATTAATCAAGCAACCCTTGTCGATGCCCAGCAGTTATTAGCAAGCCAACAGTTAAGTACAGAGCAACTTGCTTTAGGTTTGCAACAAGCTAATGGTAATTTGCATTCTTTGCTTAATATTGGTTCAACCACAACTTTAGCTAAAGCTAGTAAAGCAGCTCACTCAAAACCGATTAATCGCAAGCTATTAGCCTTAGTGATTTGTATAGCTTTAATTGCCATAATAGCTTTAGTAACTAACTATATTTTTATTAATCAGACAGATCTAACTAACCAAGGGAGTGACTTGGTTCAGCCGAAGCAGAGCTTTCCAGCTTTATCTCAACCGCTAGAAGCCGAGTTAATAGAGAATAACTCTGACTTAACATCTGAGGCTATTATTGAAACTGAAGTAACTGCTAAACCAGTGGAATCAGCTGAGGAAGTGATTGTAAATGATAATATAACCAGCACAGCAGTAGATGTTGAGGCTAAACTAGAGACTCATTCTGAGCCTGTATTGGCAACAAACCCTAGTAGTGAACTTGCCCAACCACCATTGAAATCCATAGCTGATTTAGAAGCTTCAGAGCCATCTATTCCTACTAAGCTATTACAAAAATGTGATTCAGGGGTTTTGCTCGCCGCTGATAAGAATGATGCAGTTTTACAATTAGCGGTATTATCCAATATAACAGCTTTTGAGCGCTTACAAGGGCGATATCCAGAACTAACTATGTATTGCTATCAACGAAGTTGGCAGGGGCAAGCTCAGTTTGTTATTGTATTAGGTCCATTTCCAGATAATAAGTTGGCACGTAATGCAAAAAGTCGTTTGCCTGGCAAATTAGCGACATCAGGAAGCTTTATTAAAAGCATTAAGGCAGTACAAGCTGAAATTGATGCCTTTGCTGTTAGCCAACATCTTAGTGTTGAAGAATAG
- a CDS encoding HDOD domain-containing protein, producing MQAVTLDIDTFYGRFLDQLIGVDPTASRLYYAAPKADIESERTLLQVEAEARQAKQQQQKIQAKYTDFAQAHLHEEVSDELFRKLHNIEHVEESLFDLGASFYSLLDLLSTNAVTINKLDNYISKIDWLSEDLLRLVNQPQYRKKTAAGGLIKDTKVALRLFGIEALQQLIPVYALKRSIPHSTEPFSGLKTRIWQYALAVAIASSKLAEFEKQQSFSAFCVGLFQSLGYIVVTRCYLRTFQQQKQKKILNARAMRDNALIEALEQLVPDASFLSDSMAEFVAELNADVTSRWQLKSQPLFQTLEQMAEGIDFDGISPQAKVALQAQTYVQWQYLKQAKLINNKESLHWLANVQLTNEKMALLTKVDLTRLSLPI from the coding sequence ATGCAAGCTGTAACACTTGATATAGATACTTTTTATGGCCGCTTTTTAGATCAGTTAATTGGTGTAGATCCCACGGCAAGTCGTTTGTATTATGCTGCCCCTAAAGCTGATATTGAATCTGAACGAACACTGTTGCAAGTTGAAGCTGAAGCACGGCAAGCAAAACAACAACAGCAGAAGATCCAAGCCAAGTACACTGACTTTGCTCAAGCGCATTTGCATGAAGAAGTCTCTGATGAGCTTTTTCGTAAACTGCACAATATAGAGCATGTTGAAGAATCATTATTTGATTTAGGTGCCTCATTCTATTCGCTGCTAGATTTACTTAGCACTAATGCTGTTACAATCAATAAACTAGACAATTATATTAGTAAGATAGACTGGTTAAGCGAAGATTTATTACGCTTAGTTAATCAACCACAATATCGCAAGAAAACAGCTGCGGGTGGTTTAATAAAAGATACTAAAGTTGCTTTGCGCTTATTTGGAATTGAAGCTTTACAGCAATTAATACCTGTTTATGCTTTAAAACGAAGTATTCCACACTCTACAGAGCCTTTTAGCGGCTTAAAAACTCGTATTTGGCAGTATGCACTGGCGGTAGCTATAGCCTCAAGTAAATTAGCTGAATTTGAAAAACAGCAAAGTTTTAGTGCCTTTTGTGTAGGATTGTTTCAAAGTTTAGGTTATATCGTTGTTACACGTTGTTATTTACGCACTTTTCAACAGCAGAAGCAGAAAAAAATACTGAATGCTCGCGCAATGCGAGATAATGCATTAATTGAAGCTTTAGAGCAGTTAGTGCCTGATGCTAGCTTTTTAAGTGATAGCATGGCTGAGTTTGTTGCAGAGTTAAATGCTGATGTGACTTCACGGTGGCAACTTAAGAGCCAACCACTTTTTCAAACTTTAGAGCAAATGGCAGAGGGTATTGATTTTGATGGTATTAGTCCACAGGCAAAAGTAGCCTTACAAGCTCAAACCTATGTTCAGTGGCAATATTTAAAACAAGCTAAGTTGATTAATAATAAAGAGTCTTTACACTGGTTAGCTAATGTTCAACTAACGAATGAAAAAATGGCTTTGTTAACGAAGGTTGATTTAACACGCTTATCTCTCCCAATATAA
- a CDS encoding aminodeoxychorismate/anthranilate synthase component II — MLLIIDNYDSFTYNLMQYFAALGQEVVVKRNDQITIKAITQLAPDYLVISPGPKSPDDAGISMPAIEYFAGKIPILGVCLGHQAIAQVFGAKVVRAKQVMHGKNSLVTHNDSSVFTGLANPLDVTRYHSLVVEQASLPKELIVTAWTTNAQQQPEEIMGLMHYSLPIHSVQFHPEAILSQQGKQLLANFLHTKIINDCSV, encoded by the coding sequence GTGTTATTAATAATTGATAACTACGATTCTTTTACTTATAACTTAATGCAGTATTTTGCGGCTTTAGGTCAAGAAGTTGTGGTTAAACGAAATGATCAAATAACGATTAAAGCAATCACGCAGTTAGCACCAGATTATTTAGTCATTTCACCTGGACCTAAATCGCCAGACGATGCAGGGATCTCAATGCCAGCTATAGAGTATTTTGCTGGCAAAATACCTATTTTAGGTGTTTGTTTAGGTCATCAGGCTATTGCACAAGTATTTGGCGCTAAAGTCGTTCGGGCTAAGCAGGTTATGCATGGTAAAAACTCGCTGGTTACGCATAATGATAGTTCGGTCTTTACAGGTTTAGCTAATCCGCTGGATGTGACTCGTTATCATTCACTCGTAGTAGAGCAGGCTAGTTTACCTAAAGAGTTAATAGTTACAGCATGGACAACTAATGCTCAGCAACAACCAGAAGAAATTATGGGTCTGATGCACTACTCTTTACCTATTCATAGTGTGCAATTTCATCCCGAAGCTATATTAAGTCAGCAGGGAAAGCAATTATTAGCGAACTTTTTGCATACTAAAATAATTAATGATTGTTCTGTTTGA
- a CDS encoding DUF2970 domain-containing protein, whose product MTKKSNPKFLKVLKAVFGALIGVQSEQQREHDFTDKNPIPYIITAVILTVLFVFTLLLIINWVLS is encoded by the coding sequence TTGACTAAAAAGAGCAACCCTAAATTTTTAAAAGTACTTAAAGCAGTATTTGGCGCCCTTATAGGTGTGCAATCAGAGCAGCAAAGAGAACATGACTTTACCGATAAAAATCCAATTCCTTATATTATTACCGCGGTAATTTTAACTGTATTATTTGTATTCACACTGTTATTAATTATTAATTGGGTACTTAGTTAA
- the rpe gene encoding ribulose-phosphate 3-epimerase, with translation MQPYLIAPSILSADFARLGDDVAAVLAADADVVHFDVMDNHYVPNLTMGPMVCKALRDYGITAPIDVHLMVEPVDALVPQFAKAGASIISFHPEASRHIDRTVQLIKDNGCQAGLVFNPATPLSYLDYMLDKIDLVLLMSVNPGFGGQKFIPATLDKLAAVRKLIDNSGLDIRLEVDGGVTVDNISDIAKAGADMFVAGSAIFNTDNYAKTIAKMRQQLATVAR, from the coding sequence ATGCAGCCTTACCTAATTGCACCTTCTATCCTTTCTGCAGATTTTGCGCGCTTAGGCGATGACGTTGCAGCTGTATTAGCTGCAGACGCTGATGTAGTACATTTTGATGTAATGGATAACCATTATGTGCCAAATTTAACGATGGGCCCTATGGTGTGTAAAGCGTTACGAGATTATGGTATTACAGCACCCATTGATGTTCATTTAATGGTTGAACCTGTAGATGCACTAGTGCCGCAATTTGCCAAAGCAGGCGCGAGTATTATTAGTTTTCATCCGGAAGCTTCAAGGCATATTGATCGTACCGTGCAATTAATTAAAGATAATGGCTGCCAAGCCGGTCTAGTATTTAATCCTGCAACGCCGCTAAGTTACCTTGATTATATGTTAGATAAAATAGACTTAGTGTTGTTAATGTCTGTGAACCCAGGCTTCGGTGGTCAAAAGTTTATCCCTGCTACCTTAGATAAATTAGCTGCAGTACGAAAACTAATTGATAACAGTGGCCTAGATATTCGCCTAGAAGTTGATGGCGGCGTGACAGTAGATAATATTAGTGATATCGCTAAAGCGGGTGCTGATATGTTTGTCGCCGGCTCTGCTATTTTTAATACCGACAATTACGCTAAAACTATTGCTAAAATGCGGCAGCAACTCGCTACAGTTGCTCGATAA
- the aroB gene encoding 3-dehydroquinate synthase: MQKVEVQLGDRSYPICINSHFNDLLAEYKLCKQVVIVSNPVVAELYLPPIKHLFSKSRLEIILIPDGEVYKTLESFELIQSFLLQHQFSRDVLLVALGGGVIGDLTGFVAATYQRGVRFLQIPTTLLAQVDSSVGGKTAVNHVLGKNMIGAFKQPVQVLINTQALVTLPSKEFAAGMAEVIKYAVIADKDFFSWLLAQQQAILALDNSVLGQMIKHCCQMKADIVSRDETEQGDRALLNLGHTFGHAIEAHLGYGSWLHGEAVAVGMVMAAKLSLARGWLAQQDIDQLTALLIAFSLPTSVPKDMHITDFLPYMKMDKKVINGKMRFVLPMTIGSCALIDDVTEDELLQVFADGLH, translated from the coding sequence ATGCAAAAAGTTGAAGTACAACTTGGCGATCGCAGCTACCCAATATGCATTAATTCGCACTTTAACGATCTGCTTGCTGAATATAAACTGTGTAAACAGGTCGTTATTGTTTCCAATCCAGTAGTTGCAGAGCTATATTTACCCCCGATAAAACACCTATTTAGCAAATCTCGCTTAGAAATTATTCTAATTCCTGACGGTGAAGTCTATAAAACACTGGAATCATTTGAATTAATTCAGTCGTTTTTACTGCAGCATCAATTTTCTCGTGATGTTTTATTAGTTGCGCTTGGTGGCGGTGTTATTGGTGATCTAACTGGCTTTGTTGCAGCAACTTATCAGCGAGGTGTGCGATTTTTACAAATTCCCACTACTTTATTGGCTCAAGTAGATTCTTCAGTTGGTGGTAAAACAGCTGTTAATCATGTGCTCGGTAAAAATATGATAGGTGCTTTTAAACAACCGGTACAAGTGCTTATTAACACTCAAGCTTTAGTAACCTTGCCAAGTAAAGAATTTGCTGCTGGCATGGCTGAAGTGATTAAATATGCCGTAATTGCTGATAAAGACTTCTTCAGTTGGCTTCTTGCTCAACAACAGGCAATTTTAGCTCTAGATAATTCTGTTCTAGGGCAGATGATTAAGCATTGTTGTCAAATGAAAGCTGATATCGTTAGCCGAGATGAAACCGAGCAAGGTGATCGTGCTTTATTGAATCTGGGGCATACCTTTGGCCATGCTATTGAAGCCCATCTAGGTTATGGTAGTTGGTTACACGGAGAGGCGGTAGCTGTAGGCATGGTGATGGCAGCAAAGTTATCATTAGCACGAGGCTGGTTAGCACAACAAGATATTGACCAGTTAACCGCATTATTAATTGCTTTTTCTTTACCTACAAGTGTCCCGAAAGATATGCATATCACTGACTTTTTACCTTATATGAAAATGGATAAAAAAGTTATAAATGGTAAAATGCGATTTGTACTGCCAATGACTATAGGATCTTGTGCACTAATTGATGATGTAACTGAAGATGAGCTATTGCAGGTGTTTGCTGATGGACTGCATTAA